A DNA window from Desulfovibrio desulfuricans DSM 642 contains the following coding sequences:
- a CDS encoding RNA recognition motif domain-containing protein: MSKSIYVGNLPWSATEEQVQDLFAEYGSVLSVKLVSDRDTGRARGFGFVEMEDGEADSAIEALDNFSFGGRTLRVNEAKPRAPRQPRY; encoded by the coding sequence ATGTCTAAGTCCATCTATGTCGGGAACCTTCCTTGGTCTGCCACTGAAGAACAGGTCCAGGACCTTTTTGCCGAATACGGCAGCGTTCTGTCTGTGAAACTTGTTAGCGACAGGGATACCGGCCGTGCCCGCGGCTTTGGCTTTGTGGAAATGGAAGACGGCGAAGCCGACTCCGCCATTGAAGCTTTGGACAACTTCAGCTTTGGCGGTCGCACGCTGCGCGTGAACGAAGCCAAACCCAGAGCCCCGCGCCAGCCCCGCTACTAG